One stretch of Miscanthus floridulus cultivar M001 chromosome 18, ASM1932011v1, whole genome shotgun sequence DNA includes these proteins:
- the LOC136521856 gene encoding pentatricopeptide repeat-containing protein At1g03540-like, which yields MPPSPVTPHDVAAVLRLLESRDLPAAARLAAASASSSPLPLAAVLLHRPLPPRLGYGLHARAARAGLLADRYLANALLAFYVRLPDHLPHALRAFDDLPRRDVVAHSSVLAAFLRAGLPRRALLQLRTMAAGGYGADDDVAPSAHALSASAKACAVLRDLRAGACVHGTTVVRGYGDDGVVLSALVDMYGHSGAPGDARRAFEEMRAPDGICYTSLISAFVRNDWFNEALRWFRAMLATDGVWPDGCTFGSMMTALGNLKRARQGREAHAQVVTRGLCGNVIVESSTLDMYAKCGMMVDARKVFDRMKVRNAVSWCALLGGYCQSGKHEMVLSLFRQMYVEDNDWYSFGTLVRSCAGLSAVKLGKEIHCCFIRMRGCGDVIVESALVDLYAKCGVVEYAYRVFKRSSVRNMITWNAMICGCAQNGHGERAISLFNEMVREGVKPDYISFIGVLFACSHTGMVEEGRNYFNSMSKDYGIPPGIEHYNCIVDLLSRVELLEEAEDLVNKSPFRDDSSLWAAILGACATHTNPDVAVRVAKKMMELEPQYHLSYVLLENVYRTIGRWEDAVEVRRLMKSRKVKKEAGTSWIDVNRSKLYMCNAKEAASQPVASKDIRKCSPYD from the coding sequence ATGCCGCCGTCCCCAGTCACGCCGCACGACGTGGCCGCTGTCCTCCGCCTCCTGGAGTCCCGCGACCTTcccgccgccgcgcgcctcgccgccgcctcTGCTTCCTCCTCGCCGCTCCCGCTCGCCGCGGTCCTCTTGCACCGCCCGCTGCCCCCGCGCCTCGGCTACGGCCTCCACGCCCGCGCGGCGCGGGCGGGCCTCCTCGCGGACCGCTACCTCGCTAACGCGCTGCTCGCGTTCTACGTCCGTCTCCCGGACCACCTGCCCCACGCGCTCAGGGCGTTCGACGACCTGCCCCGCCGCGACGTCGTCGCGCACTCCTCCGTCCTCGCCGCCTTCCTCCGTGCGGGCCTCCCGCGCCGCGCGCTCCTCCAGCTCAGGACCATGGCCGCCGGCGGCTACGGCGCCGACGACGACGTCGCCCCCAGCGCGCACGCGCTTTCCGCCTCCGCCAAGGCGTGCGCCGTGCTGCGCGACCTCCGCGCGGGAGCCTGCGTGCACGGGACCACCGTCGTGCGAGGGTACGGCGACGATGGCGTCGTGCTCAGCGCGCTCGTGGACATGTACGGCCACTCGGGCGCGCCGGGCGACGCGCGGAGGGCGTTCGAGGAAATGCGCGCCCCGGACGGGATATGCTACACGTCGTTGATATCAGCATTCGTGCGGAACGACTGGTTCAATGAGGCCCTGCGGTGGTTCCGGGCTATGCTCGCAACAGATGGGGTTTGGCCGGACGGCTGCACATTTGGCTCCATGATGACGGCGCTGGGGAACTTGAAGAGGGCGAGGCAGGGTAGGGAGGCGCACGCGCAGGTTGTGACACGTGGCCTGTGTGGGAACGTGATCGTGGAGAGCAGCACACTTGACATGTATGCCAAGTGTGGGATGATGGTGGATGCACGCAAGGTGTTCGACAGGATGAAGGTCCGGAATGCAGTTTCATGGTGTGCCCTGCTTGGGGGGTATTGTCAAAGCGGGAAGCATGAGATGGTTCTCTCATTGTTTCGACAGATGTATGTGGAGGACAATGACTGGTATAGCTTTGGAACTCTTGTGCGGTCTTGTGCTGGTCTGTCTGCAGTGAAGCTAGGAAAAGAAATCCACTGCTGTTTTATAAGGATGAGAGGCTGCGGAGACGTCATTGTTGAATCCGCACTTGTGGACCTGTACGCGAAATGTGGTGTGGTAGAATACGCCTACAGAGTTTTTAAAAGGAGCAGTGTCCGCAACATGATTACTTGGAATGCCATGATTTGTGGTTGTGCTCAGAATGGCCATGGTGAGCGAGCCATCAGCCTGTTCAATGAGATGGTTAGAGAAGGGGTCAAGCCAGACTACATCAGTTTCATTGGCGTTCTTTTTGCTTGTAGTCATACTGGGATGGTTGAGGAGGGAAGGAACTACTTCAACTCAATGAGCAAGGACTATGGTATCCCCCCTGGTATTGAACACTACAATTGCATTGTTGACCTCCTCAGTAGAGTAGAGCTTCTAGAAGAGGCTGAAGATCTTGTAAACAAGTCACCATTTAGAGATGATTCATCACTGTGGGCAGCAATCCTTGGTGCCTGCGCCACACATACTAACCCAGATGTAGCAGTAAGGGTTGCAAAGAAGATGATGGAATTAGAACCTCAATACCACCTGAGCTATGTTCTTCTTGAAAATGTGTATAGGACGATTGGGCGATGGGAAGACGCTGTAGAGGTAAGGAGGCTGATGAAATCAAGGAAGGTAAAGAAAGAAGCCGGAACAAGCTGGATTGATGTAAACAGAAGCAAACTATACATGTGTAATGCTAAGGAGGCAGCCTCACAACCTGTAGCCTCTAAGGACATCAGGAAATGCAGTCCATATGACTGA
- the LOC136520625 gene encoding thiamine-repressible mitochondrial transport protein THI74-like, giving the protein MGSSSQHDSISASGSLESADGSRSSINKWTKIMSTNSWRWCLGLIYIVAVAGIWIAASYIVQSVVDAGVSPFLITYICNSLFVVYIPIVEAARYFEDSIGDFWTKLKFKDAESLQQASDLESVNLLQSGGHEISVASDQAQTRPSEDTSVPDTSFPAQTELSVVACSKGLDAKGRWTRARVAKVSMLISPFWFLAQLTFNLSLRYTTVTSNTILSSTSSLFTFLVALVFLGETFTWLKLISVLLCMGGTIIVSLADSSSSVNSIATNPLLGDFLSIVSAGLYAVYITLIRKKLPDEKEGQGQVSMAQFLGFLGLFNMLFFLPVALVLNFTKLEPFHKLTLEQVGLVVGKGLIDNVLSDYLWAKAILLTTTTVATAGLTIQVPIAAIVDTLTGHAPHLLDYIGAAAVLVGFAGINIPVGESPQVVQQEQETPVVSMVDDPIHLPSSTNATDVVS; this is encoded by the exons ACAAACTCGTGGAGATGGTGCCTAGGGTTGATTTACATCGTTGCTGTTGCCGGTATATGGATTGCCGCTAGCTACATCGTGCAGTCTGTCGTGGATGCCGGCGTCTCTCCGTTCTTGATCACCTACATATGCAATTCTCTGTTTGTTGTCTACATTCCCATAGTTGAGGCTGCCCGGTACTTTGAGGATTCTATTGGCGACTTTTGGACAAAGTTGAAATTCAAGGATGCTGAAAGCCTGCAGCAGGCTTCTGACCTGGAGAGTGTGAATCTTCTTCAAAGTGGGGGGCATGAGATCAGTGTTGCCTCGGATCAAGCACAAACAAGGCCGTCTGAAGACACTTCAGTTCCAGATACAAGCTTCCCTGCCCAGACGGAGCTAAGTGTTGTAGCTTGCAGCAAAGGGTTGGATGCAAAAGGGCGGTGGACACGTGCTCGTGTGGCCAAAGTGAGCATGCTAATCAGCCCCTTTTGGTTCCTTGCACAGCTTACATTCAATCTGTCTCTAAGATACACCACTGTTACG TCCAACACGATCTTGAGTAGCACGTCTAGCCTCTTCACTTTCTTGGTTGCATTAGTTTTTCTTGGAGAGACATTCACATGGTTGAAGCTAATTAGTGTGCTTCTCTGCATGGGAGGTACAATAATTGTCAGCCTGGCTGATTCAAGTAGTTCAGTTAATTCCATTGCTACAAATCCTCTCCTTGGAGATTTCCTGTCCATTGTTTCTGCTGGTTTATATGCTGTGTATATCACCTTGATTCGAAAAAAGCTGCCTGATGAGAAAGAAGGTCAAGGACAAGTGAGCATGGCTCAGTTTCTGGGATTCCTGGGACTGTTTAATATGTTGTTTTTTCTTCCTGTTGCATTGGTGTTGAATTTCACCAAGCTTGAGCCATTCCACAAGCTCACATTGGAACAAGTTGGTCTTGTTGTCGGAAAAG GTTTGATAGACAACGTTTTGAGTGACTACTTGTGGGCAAAAGCGATCCTTCTCACAACAACTACGGTCGCCACAGCTGGCCTCACAATCCAAGTTCCAATTGCTGCCATTGTGGACACGCTCACCGGTCATGCTCCTCATCTACTGGACTATATTGGAGCTGCTGCTGTCCTAGTCGGTTTTGCTGGGATCAACATACCAGTTGGAGAGTCTCCACAGGTTGTCCAGCAAGAGCAGGAAACTCCAGTTGTTAGCATGGTTGATGACCCGATTCATTTGCCCAGCAGTACCAATGCCACTGATGTTGTCTCATAG